From the genome of Streptomyces sp. NBC_00659, one region includes:
- a CDS encoding gas vesicle protein K has product MTADDDGTLGAADPLEEAAEAAARAFRLLPAEPSDRPRPGARGRAAAGRINTDPDTVERDLLRLVLTLVELLRQVMERQALRRVDQGDLSEEDEERLGATLMVLHDRMKDLCATHGLTMEDLNLDLGPLGPLLPPPD; this is encoded by the coding sequence ATGACGGCTGACGACGACGGCACCCTGGGCGCCGCGGATCCCCTGGAAGAGGCGGCGGAGGCCGCGGCACGAGCTTTCCGGCTGCTGCCGGCCGAGCCCTCGGACCGGCCACGGCCGGGTGCGCGGGGTCGTGCCGCGGCCGGGCGGATCAACACCGACCCGGACACGGTCGAGCGCGACCTTCTGCGGCTGGTTCTGACACTGGTCGAACTGCTGCGTCAGGTCATGGAACGGCAGGCGCTGCGCCGGGTCGACCAGGGTGATCTCAGCGAGGAGGACGAGGAGCGGCTGGGCGCGACGCTCATGGTCCTGCACGACCGGATGAAGGACCTGTGCGCGACCCACGGTCTGACCATGGAGGACCTCAACCTCG
- a CDS encoding gas vesicle protein: MTGPGRSTAVEPLPDRQVALIDLLDRLLAGGVVLTGDVVLSVADIDLVRISLRALIVSVSAENPSPWEQSAPSRGGDDG, from the coding sequence ATGACCGGGCCCGGCCGTTCGACCGCTGTGGAACCGCTGCCGGACCGTCAGGTCGCGCTCATCGACCTGCTGGACCGGCTGCTCGCCGGAGGGGTGGTCCTGACCGGTGACGTGGTGCTGTCCGTCGCCGACATCGATCTCGTGCGGATCTCGCTGCGCGCGCTGATCGTGTCCGTCAGCGCGGAGAACCCGTCGCCCTGGGAACAGTCCGCTCCCTCGCGAGGCGGAGATGACGGCTGA
- a CDS encoding GvpL/GvpF family gas vesicle protein, with translation MTTSTSEPVTYAYAVARAHPDLPQSLTGLTGVAGAPVHLIAEGGKEHGDADIVLVVSPVPAADFREEGLRRHLEDLDWLEAVARAHHAIVEEVAALAPALPLRLATVYLDDSSARDMLRSAVRLFAERLDHLADQVEWGVKIYVEATAPPTPAAPESPSADISPGRAYLSARRRQRGDREAVHRAAQEAAERVGNVARAYATDRAAHRPQQGALAGDAGENVFNDAFLVPRGRGEAFRTEVARVGQGLAGIRVEVTGPWAPYSFAMPVNDTDAPGGTDGGDDSVRGVGP, from the coding sequence ATGACGACGAGTACGAGTGAACCGGTCACCTACGCGTACGCCGTGGCACGCGCGCACCCGGATCTGCCGCAGTCCCTCACCGGACTCACGGGAGTGGCCGGTGCCCCGGTACACCTGATCGCCGAAGGCGGGAAGGAGCACGGCGACGCGGACATCGTTCTCGTGGTGAGCCCGGTACCGGCGGCGGACTTCCGCGAGGAGGGGCTCAGACGGCATCTGGAGGACCTGGACTGGCTGGAGGCGGTCGCACGGGCGCACCACGCGATCGTCGAGGAGGTCGCGGCCCTCGCCCCGGCGCTGCCGCTGCGGCTCGCGACCGTCTACCTCGACGACAGCAGCGCCCGCGACATGCTGCGCTCCGCGGTACGGCTGTTCGCCGAGCGCCTGGACCACCTGGCCGACCAGGTCGAATGGGGGGTGAAGATCTATGTCGAGGCGACCGCCCCTCCCACCCCGGCGGCCCCGGAATCCCCGTCGGCGGACATCTCGCCGGGGCGTGCCTACCTGAGTGCCCGAAGACGACAGCGCGGCGACCGGGAGGCCGTCCACCGAGCGGCTCAGGAGGCGGCCGAGCGTGTGGGGAACGTGGCACGCGCGTACGCGACCGACCGGGCGGCGCACCGGCCCCAGCAAGGCGCCCTGGCCGGCGACGCGGGCGAGAACGTGTTCAACGACGCCTTTCTGGTGCCCCGCGGGCGCGGCGAGGCCTTCCGCACCGAAGTCGCCCGCGTGGGGCAGGGGCTGGCGGGGATCCGCGTCGAGGTCACGGGCCCGTGGGCGCCGTACTCCTTCGCGATGCCCGTGAACGACACGGACGCCCCCGGCGGCACGGACGGCGGGGACGACTCGGTCCGGGGTGTCGGGCCATGA
- a CDS encoding gas vesicle protein — MSQPLSNRLGDYPSRAAPPYAQGSSASLADILERVLDKGIVIAGDIRINLLDIELLTIKIRLLVASVDKAREMGIDWWEHDPSLTSGAGDERSLAEQNRRLRAELNALRRDRGIPEVDAEPHGTTRRRADRDDDEYE, encoded by the coding sequence GTGAGTCAACCGCTCTCCAACCGCCTGGGCGACTATCCGTCCCGAGCCGCTCCGCCGTACGCGCAGGGGTCCTCCGCCAGTCTCGCCGACATCCTGGAACGCGTCCTCGACAAGGGCATCGTGATCGCGGGCGACATCCGGATCAACCTCCTCGACATCGAACTGCTCACCATCAAGATCCGGTTGCTCGTCGCCTCGGTCGACAAGGCCAGGGAAATGGGCATCGACTGGTGGGAGCACGACCCGTCGCTCACGTCGGGCGCCGGGGACGAGCGATCGCTGGCCGAACAGAACCGCAGGCTGCGCGCCGAGTTGAACGCGCTGCGCCGGGACAGGGGCATCCCCGAGGTGGACGCGGAACCGCACGGCACCACCCGCCGAAGAGCTGATCGCGATGACGACGAGTACGAGTGA
- a CDS encoding gas vesicle protein GvpG: MGLFTQLVTLPLAPVRGVAWVMDRVLEAAEDEYYDPAPIRLQLAELERQLNAGEIDEETFDRIEDQLLDRLEEIRIHERGGPP, from the coding sequence ATGGGACTGTTCACACAACTCGTCACGCTTCCCCTGGCGCCCGTGCGCGGGGTCGCCTGGGTGATGGACAGGGTCCTGGAGGCCGCCGAGGACGAGTACTACGACCCGGCACCGATACGGCTTCAACTCGCCGAGCTGGAAAGGCAGTTGAACGCGGGTGAGATCGACGAGGAGACGTTCGACCGGATCGAGGACCAACTGCTCGACCGGCTGGAGGAGATCAGGATCCACGAACGGGGCGGACCGCCCTGA
- a CDS encoding GvpL/GvpF family gas vesicle protein, whose product MAVYIYSITFKDHPLRLDGLDGVGASPSPLRTVTAGPLCAVVSDAPEELRPKRRDIGRHQEIQQRLLADGTVLPLRFGYTAPDEDAVREALEERGDEYAERLHQLENCAEYNLKASQDEEMLLREILVQSEAARQLNDAVREGTAPPDAAVRLGELVANEVRARQEALASGVIEALRPFAREIDSSPPAGTDFLSVSFLVSDDQDELFLATELSLAHQLGEGFEFRLNGPLPPYSFS is encoded by the coding sequence ATGGCCGTATACATCTACTCGATCACGTTCAAGGACCATCCGCTGCGGCTCGACGGTCTCGACGGGGTCGGCGCTTCGCCCTCCCCGCTGCGCACGGTGACCGCGGGCCCGCTCTGCGCGGTCGTGAGTGACGCTCCGGAGGAACTGCGCCCCAAACGCAGAGACATCGGCCGGCACCAGGAGATCCAGCAGCGTCTGCTGGCGGACGGCACCGTGCTGCCTCTCAGGTTCGGCTACACCGCCCCGGACGAGGACGCGGTCAGGGAGGCACTGGAGGAGCGCGGCGACGAGTACGCCGAACGCCTGCACCAGTTGGAGAACTGCGCCGAGTACAACCTGAAGGCGTCGCAGGACGAGGAGATGCTGCTGCGGGAGATCCTCGTGCAGTCGGAGGCGGCCCGGCAGCTCAACGACGCCGTCCGCGAGGGCACGGCGCCCCCCGACGCGGCCGTGCGGCTCGGCGAGTTGGTCGCCAACGAGGTGCGGGCCCGCCAGGAGGCACTGGCCTCGGGCGTGATCGAGGCGCTCCGCCCGTTCGCCCGGGAGATCGACTCCTCTCCGCCCGCCGGAACGGACTTCCTCAGCGTCTCGTTCCTGGTGAGCGACGACCAGGACGAGCTCTTCCTCGCCACGGAACTGAGTCTCGCGCACCAGCTGGGCGAGGGATTCGAGTTCCGGCTCAACGGTCCGCTCCCTCCGTACAGCTTCAGCTGA
- a CDS encoding gas vesicle structural protein GvpA has product MTVVPQSGSGLAQGGGSGNLYDVLELILDRGLVIDVFVRVSLVGIEILKIDARIVVASVDTYLRFAEACNRLDLESGDKSPAQLTDLVGDSMESGARGKSKGALSGAAEAVTETIRGVTGKDSDDDEEDEPETEEPEEEEETEEEPVQRRRRPARRSPRRERSASRAEE; this is encoded by the coding sequence ATGACTGTGGTGCCGCAGAGTGGCAGCGGCCTCGCCCAGGGCGGCGGATCCGGCAACCTCTACGACGTTCTGGAACTCATTCTCGACCGCGGGCTCGTGATCGACGTCTTCGTCCGGGTGTCCCTCGTGGGCATCGAGATCCTGAAGATCGACGCACGCATCGTCGTGGCCAGTGTCGACACCTATTTGCGCTTCGCGGAGGCCTGCAACCGTCTCGATCTGGAGTCCGGCGACAAGTCCCCGGCCCAGCTCACCGACCTTGTCGGCGACTCCATGGAATCCGGCGCGCGGGGCAAGTCCAAGGGAGCCCTCAGCGGCGCCGCCGAAGCGGTCACCGAAACCATCCGGGGAGTGACGGGCAAGGACAGCGACGACGATGAGGAGGACGAGCCGGAGACGGAGGAGCCGGAGGAAGAAGAGGAGACGGAGGAAGAGCCGGTGCAGCGACGGCGGCGGCCGGCCCGGCGCTCCCCCCGGCGGGAGAGAAGCGCGTCTCGCGCGGAGGAGTGA
- a CDS encoding gas vesicle protein GvpO: protein MAAAEPAKRRPSADRGTARRRPAGDSAAPSRSGGPARAIREAVKQLGSLLGRAPESVSAIRPTDDGWEADVEVLELERVPETTSVMATYRVTLDKKGDLVAYERKRRYTRGQIDRR, encoded by the coding sequence ATGGCCGCAGCAGAACCCGCCAAACGGCGGCCGAGCGCCGACCGCGGTACCGCGCGCCGGCGGCCCGCCGGTGACAGTGCGGCCCCATCACGCTCCGGAGGCCCCGCCCGGGCCATCCGTGAGGCGGTGAAGCAACTCGGCTCGTTGCTCGGCCGAGCCCCCGAATCCGTTTCCGCGATCAGACCCACGGACGACGGTTGGGAGGCGGATGTGGAGGTACTCGAACTGGAGCGCGTCCCCGAGACCACCAGCGTGATGGCCACCTACCGAGTGACCCTGGACAAGAAGGGCGACCTGGTGGCCTACGAGAGGAAGCGCCGCTATACGCGTGGACAGATCGACCGGCGCTGA
- a CDS encoding histone H1-like repetitive region-containing protein has product MKVTTKIALAAAVAGGYLLGRMKKGRLAFAVATYLAGRRFGLDPQQLATEGLKRLSEVPAVAELQEQVRSELMNAAHQALAAPAPSEKTAAEKMPAKEAPAKKTAAKKTAAKKTAAKKMPAKEAPAKKTAAKKAPAKKTAAKKTSPQAKKAPVKKAAAKRSSSRADRSASGRRR; this is encoded by the coding sequence ATGAAGGTGACGACCAAGATTGCTCTGGCCGCGGCTGTCGCCGGGGGCTATCTCCTCGGACGTATGAAGAAGGGCCGCCTCGCGTTCGCGGTGGCCACCTATCTCGCCGGGCGCCGATTCGGGCTCGATCCGCAGCAGTTGGCCACGGAAGGGCTCAAGCGGCTCTCGGAGGTTCCGGCTGTCGCGGAGCTCCAGGAACAGGTACGGAGCGAACTGATGAACGCCGCCCACCAGGCCCTGGCTGCTCCTGCTCCGTCGGAGAAGACGGCTGCCGAGAAGATGCCTGCCAAGGAGGCGCCTGCCAAGAAGACGGCCGCCAAGAAGACGGCCGCCAAGAAGACGGCCGCCAAGAAGATGCCTGCCAAGGAGGCGCCCGCCAAGAAGACGGCCGCCAAGAAGGCGCCTGCCAAGAAGACGGCAGCCAAGAAGACCTCGCCGCAGGCGAAGAAGGCGCCCGTGAAGAAGGCCGCCGCGAAGAGATCTTCGTCCAGGGCGGACAGGAGCGCTTCCGGACGCCGGAGGTAG
- a CDS encoding low affinity iron permease family protein produces the protein MAFQHPADRGGDERGGFERLAESGSRFTSSPVFFTFCVGLVALTVAVHIAGLAGEWLLLAGDAMTAVTLLLLALLKNSELRSERAIQRKLDAIASALLEAQEGTPGKAHEDLRRVIRMEDET, from the coding sequence ATGGCCTTTCAGCATCCCGCCGACCGCGGTGGCGACGAACGCGGCGGGTTCGAGCGACTCGCCGAGTCCGGGTCGAGGTTCACCAGCTCGCCCGTCTTCTTCACGTTCTGCGTCGGACTGGTCGCTCTGACGGTCGCCGTCCACATCGCCGGCCTCGCCGGGGAATGGCTCCTTCTCGCCGGCGACGCGATGACCGCGGTGACGCTGCTGCTCCTGGCACTGCTGAAGAACTCCGAGCTACGGTCCGAGCGGGCGATCCAGCGCAAGCTGGACGCCATCGCCTCGGCACTGCTGGAGGCGCAGGAAGGTACCCCCGGCAAGGCGCATGAGGATCTCAGGCGGGTGATCCGCATGGAGGACGAGACCTGA